Part of the Chiloscyllium plagiosum isolate BGI_BamShark_2017 unplaced genomic scaffold, ASM401019v2 scaf_4841, whole genome shotgun sequence genome is shown below.
CGCAGAAGCCCAAAATAATTTGTGACCCGAAGCAAGTCTTGTGCACCCTGCCCTGAATACTCAGTAGGATGGAGATCAGGTCAGGTGCCTTTATTGGGTCTTCATAACGAGGGGAGAGAGCAAGGCACCTCTCCAAAAATGCGGAGACTGCGGTTTCCTTTTTCCTTATTTGGTGAGTAGGTGAACTTTTCCATGTTTGTACCTTGCAGATGTTATTAAAGATCTAAAggggagtgtgtatgtgtgtttggtgttgggggggggggggggggggggtagagagagagggagagacagtgtgTTTCTGGGTTGTGTTTTGGTGCAGTCTGCAAGCTGTTTCTCCGTCTTGCCCCTTTTGCAGGCGAAGGAGCTTCGGAAAATGGGGCGAGTGGGCTTGCTGGCGGTGCTGGCCTTGGACTTGCTGATCGTGCACTTGGAGCTGAGCGGGGGCCAGCCGGCTTACCCCACCCTGAACATCGCCGTCATCCTGGGCAGGAGCCCCGACAGCCCCGGCTTTCGGGACGTGTGGATCCGGGAAGACGGCCCTGCCTTCCCCATCGATGTCAACGTGGTGAGTGTGGCGGTGAACCAGACCGACCCGAAGAGTATCATCACCCACGTGTGTGATCTCATGTCAGGCACCAAGATTCACGGCGTGGTCTTTGGAGATGACACCGACCAGGAGGCTATTGCTCAGATTTTGGATTTTATCTCCTCCCAGACTTTTATCCCCATCCTGGGAATACACGGCGGCTCTTCCATGATTCTGGCAGATAAAGTAAGTGGAGGGGGCactgtttctgtctttattttcacAGGAGCAAGGATCCTGTCCTCACCAGCTGTGAGAAAGATAGAATTGAGGTAGCTGCAGCATCTCTCTGTGTGTCACGTTGAAGGATGTCTGCAGTCCAAACTGGAACTCCAGAATTCCCTTTTCTATTTTTAGCTGGGACCCAGCTCGTTCTCGGGGTGCATGGTATGACTGTGTAGAAAAGGGGCGGTAGGAGTGTTTCAGCCAGAGCACAATGAGCACTCCGCACATTGGGCAGCGGACCGCAGGCAGTGCCACATTCCTCACTCCACCCGATCTCTGCGTAAGAGTGCAAGGCGTTTATTGGCCTTAGCACTTCAGACATGAGGGAAATGGTGAGGTTTACAGTGGTCctgggagtgtgagagagaggggactagGGGAGTTAGACACCACTCACTTCATTCATACGCTCACTTCAATGAGTCAACCGCAGAGTCGCAACTCCAAACTCCCAAACTTGCCAGGCGTTATTTTAGGAAAGCAATTCAGCCGGACTGATCAAAGCAAGAACCACAGACTGGCAGCAACGATTAGAAACAGATTCTTGAGGAGGGGAACGGGGACAGCGCAAAGCAATCTCATTGGCTTGCAAGGCAACGACGATTTGTTTAAATGGTTCCAGATACATGCACTGTTCCCAAATTAAATAATTTACATCAGCAATTTAATGTTCATATTTGGAGCATACCATCCAAATGATTCCTCTTCTTAAACTTGATATGAATAACAGCAGTAACAAAAACATCATTTTGACCTTTGTCACAGTTTATGGTTTTGGGGGGATTTACTCTCAGTTTGGtttaattaaacattttttcTTCTAACAGTTGCAGGTTTCCAATGATTTATTTAGTACTGTGGACTCATGTCAGCAGAAATTCATTACACAACGTTTGGTATATGCCAGTTCTGTGAATGGAAGGGTGTTAAAACATAACTGGGAGTGAGCAATACATGAAATTAATCAAAGACCACAAGTGACATTATACACCATAGATATGTGAGAATGAATGAGACTGGGAACAAAACAAAAGATTATTTAAATCCATCTTGAGTTATCCCCAAAATTAACCCACCTCCCCCAACCTAGAACACATGGTTCATCAACTCTATCTCTTGATTGATTCTCCCGCCGAATATGTGTCCAATGGATAAGGTTTGAATAATGTATTGTGGACGTTGTCTGACCCAGATATTAAGTGATAACATTTTGTTCACTCACTGTTCCAGTTTTATAATATATACTGTAATGGCTCTGGTGGTGTCATGCTAGTGACCCTACCCTGAAGGTCCATGCTCAAGGTCCACCTGgaccagaggtgtgtcataacctgtctgaacaggttgatttaaaaatatgtatAATATATACTGCATTACTTTAGCCAATTCAAGATAATGTTGATCACATCTAGGTGAATTAATGAAATGAGGTCTATGAGAGCCTGTTGCTATGACATTACTGCAGAGTGATGAGTCACACCAAACAGTAagttattcagcccctcaagcttgctctaccattcaatttgatcacggTTGATCCATATTGTAATTCCATTTACTCAGCTTGCttccatatctcttaatacccTTGCTAAATAAAATGGAGGGAGGTGCAATGAAggaattattttacatttataatATGGAATTGTCAGACTTGAGAGTATGATATACATTAAAATGTCCTTTCATGCCAAATATAAAGATAATGTCCATTTGGAAATTGTAATGTTGCAATTAAAAATTCTGATGAAAGGACCAATTTTAATTGATTCTTTCTTTGTAGCAGTACTAGAAGACCATCAGAACTAGGAGCTGCAGAACTGATCTTTCCATCCTGCTGTGTCACTCAATAAGACGATGGCTTATGTAACTCAATTTCAACCTCCTCCACTGACCCCATTTCCTGTAATTCACTTAATAGCCTGACACCTATTGATACTTTCTGTGACTTACCATCCACAGCTCTCTTATGGAGA
Proteins encoded:
- the LOC122546763 gene encoding glutamate receptor ionotropic, NMDA 2A-like gives rise to the protein MGRVGLLAVLALDLLIVHLELSGGQPAYPTLNIAVILGRSPDSPGFRDVWIREDGPAFPIDVNVVSVAVNQTDPKSIITHVCDLMSGTKIHGVVFGDDTDQEAIAQILDFISSQTFIPILGIHGGSSMILADK